In Nitrospirota bacterium, one DNA window encodes the following:
- a CDS encoding DUF3488 domain-containing transglutaminase family protein: MKADISIKLAVKLITFLIGAIGFLSVVQHVSYLYSLLFVSLLITSAIFEKTNRFIFPRWDLNSIAVIFIFITVMNMNYENLIEKMIEMFIFLLAVKFLEDKKTRDHLQIYTISVFLLLGSALLSTDLLFLIYFLSLVFLFTVAIVLLAYLSEEPDLLLKKDVLFKIVSKALLIPAAAIPLTVIFFIILPRPFSPLLKVSTPGQKAMTGFSEDINLGMVSEIQEDTGTIFRAEMKEIPSSLLYWRGIVFDYFDGKSWKMSDKREMVKLGKQALKGERVEQTIFLEPYNYKYLFAIDRPVSINRSRTSKVFTYTLPRSPDKRIKYDVVSVLDETIYEDAINEDIYLQLPDNISRKITGLALRLSAGKDAQEQLDSILRFYSDEKFTYSMEGLPVSTTPLEDFLFDLKYGNCEYYASSMAVLLRLSGVPARVVGGYKGADYNAVGGYYVVQQRNAHVWVEAYIKGRGWVRVDPTPASREVIIRSYQSGVFFKLGMALDVVNYFWNGFVIDYDLRKQFTLFMRLGQGIKNPGLDIDLSVGKKSAGSFIIILIPIILVLIITYRVITHKTPAEIKIIRKFHKRMRKHGYERGHSEGLDEFLLRIDDEQIRRKAAAFVTDFNEIYYKDQGFTRPVIKSLSKKIKAIKPD; encoded by the coding sequence ATGAAAGCTGATATCAGTATTAAGTTAGCGGTCAAGCTTATAACTTTCCTGATAGGAGCCATAGGTTTTCTCTCTGTTGTACAGCATGTCAGTTATTTATACTCTCTGCTATTTGTTTCGCTTTTAATAACATCCGCCATATTTGAGAAGACAAACAGGTTCATCTTCCCGCGATGGGACTTAAATTCCATAGCGGTCATATTCATATTCATTACGGTTATGAACATGAATTATGAAAACCTGATCGAAAAGATGATAGAGATGTTCATCTTTCTTCTTGCAGTTAAATTCCTTGAAGACAAGAAGACAAGAGACCACCTTCAGATATATACCATTTCGGTCTTTCTCCTCCTTGGCTCTGCTTTGCTCTCTACGGATCTTTTGTTCTTGATATACTTTCTCAGCCTGGTATTTTTATTCACAGTCGCGATAGTCCTTCTTGCATACTTGTCCGAGGAACCGGATCTGCTCCTGAAAAAAGATGTTCTCTTTAAGATAGTTTCAAAAGCTCTGCTCATCCCTGCGGCAGCGATCCCTTTGACTGTGATCTTCTTTATAATTCTGCCCAGGCCGTTCTCGCCTCTTCTAAAGGTATCGACACCGGGACAAAAGGCAATGACAGGTTTTTCAGAGGACATTAATCTCGGCATGGTATCTGAGATACAGGAGGATACCGGCACGATATTCAGGGCAGAGATGAAAGAGATACCGTCTTCACTGCTTTATTGGAGGGGCATTGTATTTGACTACTTTGACGGCAAAAGCTGGAAGATGTCAGATAAGAGAGAGATGGTAAAGTTAGGGAAGCAGGCGTTAAAGGGTGAAAGGGTAGAGCAGACGATATTTTTAGAGCCGTATAATTATAAATATCTTTTTGCCATTGACCGGCCAGTGTCAATTAACAGGTCCAGAACAAGCAAGGTATTCACTTACACTCTGCCGCGGAGCCCGGATAAAAGGATTAAATATGATGTTGTCTCTGTATTAGATGAGACCATTTATGAAGATGCTATAAATGAGGATATCTATCTGCAGCTTCCTGATAATATTTCCAGGAAGATAACCGGCCTGGCATTAAGGCTTTCTGCAGGCAAGGATGCGCAGGAACAACTTGATTCAATATTGCGCTTTTATTCTGATGAAAAATTTACATACTCGATGGAGGGACTGCCTGTATCAACAACGCCTTTGGAAGATTTTTTATTCGATCTCAAGTACGGCAATTGTGAATATTACGCTTCTTCAATGGCTGTGCTGCTCAGGCTGTCAGGTGTTCCGGCAAGGGTTGTGGGCGGCTACAAAGGCGCTGACTATAACGCGGTGGGCGGATATTATGTAGTACAGCAGAGAAACGCGCATGTCTGGGTTGAGGCGTATATAAAGGGCCGCGGCTGGGTCAGGGTTGATCCGACACCTGCATCCCGTGAAGTGATCATCAGGAGTTACCAGAGCGGTGTATTCTTTAAACTGGGGATGGCGCTTGATGTTGTCAACTATTTCTGGAACGGCTTTGTTATTGACTATGACCTTAGAAAACAGTTCACACTTTTTATGAGATTAGGGCAGGGCATAAAAAATCCCGGGCTCGATATAGATCTTTCTGTCGGCAAAAAGAGCGCTGGCAGTTTTATAATTATTCTCATCCCTATAATTTTGGTTCTAATAATTACTTACAGGGTAATTACTCATAAGACCCCGGCTGAAATAAAGATCATCCGTAAATTCCATAAAAGAATGCGTAAGCATGGATATGAGCGCGGCCATAGTGAGGGGCTGGATGAGTTTCTGCTGCGAATCGATGATGAGCAGATAAGGCGCAAGGCAGCGGCATTTGTCACTGACTTTAACGAGATATATTATAAAGATCAGGGATTCACAAGGCCTGTGATAAAAAGTCTGAGCAAGAAGATAAAAGCCATAAAACCGGATTAG
- a CDS encoding DUF58 domain-containing protein produces MVISGLLGKANISGIDIELEPSLEVYANRPFPLKIRNINRRRYLPGFMFRVHVAGESAFLPFISVKSESSAYVNFTFEARGRQSIDELYLCSAFPFNFFVRCRKIKKSFDFIVFPEPKRCELLSHVEEKVRRSGELPVNKAGFYPEMISIRDYISGDPLRYINWKATAKTDKLQTKELSSASFNPLIIDFDDIDMKILEEKVSCITYTILQLYKKGVPFGFKIRDKLYLPETANSHKYTVLNELALYGAADES; encoded by the coding sequence ATGGTTATCTCCGGCCTTCTCGGAAAAGCCAATATATCGGGAATTGACATTGAGCTTGAGCCTTCGCTCGAAGTATACGCTAACAGGCCCTTTCCATTAAAGATCAGGAACATCAACAGGCGAAGATATCTTCCGGGCTTTATGTTCAGGGTGCATGTCGCCGGAGAAAGCGCCTTCCTGCCGTTTATAAGCGTAAAGTCCGAATCGTCAGCATATGTTAATTTCACCTTTGAGGCCAGGGGCAGGCAGAGCATAGACGAGCTGTATCTGTGTTCCGCGTTTCCTTTTAATTTCTTTGTAAGGTGCAGGAAGATCAAAAAGAGCTTTGACTTCATAGTATTTCCTGAACCAAAGAGATGTGAGCTTTTGAGCCATGTTGAAGAGAAGGTTCGAAGGTCCGGCGAACTGCCGGTCAATAAAGCCGGGTTCTATCCTGAGATGATCTCCATACGTGATTATATAAGCGGCGACCCGCTTAGATATATAAACTGGAAGGCGACTGCAAAGACAGATAAGCTCCAGACAAAGGAATTATCTTCAGCCTCTTTTAATCCGCTAATAATTGATTTCGATGATATTGATATGAAGATACTTGAAGAAAAGGTCTCCTGCATTACATATACAATCCTGCAGCTCTATAAAAAGGGCGTGCCTTTCGGTTTCAAGATAAGAGATAAACTCTATTTACCGGAAACTGCCAATTCCCACAAATACACAGTCTTAAATGAGCTGGCTTTATATGGTGCCGCGGATGAAAGCTGA
- a CDS encoding MoxR family ATPase → MDTKIQKFNEILQSLLLHLHGKEKALRLSLITFFSQGHLLIEDLPGLGKTTLAVSIANAFGLKFGRIQCTNDLLPSDITGVSIYNKNTDSFEFHPGPIFNNIVLVDEINRATSKTQSALLEAMQERQITVEGVTYKLEQPFFVIATQNPVEHHGTFPLPKSQVDRFMMQINIGYPDKDSEKRIIKEVMGSESAALTERLIDKDEVVSIQKSIRDNVYISDNVLAYILDVVKATRSCKYLLTGLSTRGALAITETARTNAFFSGRDFLIPEDVKEMAEFTIPHRVIFKDEYESYDKKEIIRSIVKEVPVPV, encoded by the coding sequence ATGGATACAAAGATACAGAAATTCAATGAGATACTCCAATCGCTCTTGCTGCATCTTCACGGCAAGGAGAAGGCGCTTCGCCTGTCGCTTATCACCTTCTTTTCACAGGGGCATTTATTGATAGAAGATCTTCCGGGACTGGGCAAGACAACACTTGCCGTCAGCATCGCCAATGCCTTCGGGCTGAAGTTCGGGAGGATCCAGTGTACAAATGACCTTCTGCCTTCCGATATTACAGGCGTATCAATATACAACAAGAATACTGATTCATTTGAGTTTCACCCCGGCCCTATATTCAACAATATTGTTCTGGTAGATGAGATAAACAGGGCTACCTCAAAGACACAGAGCGCGCTGCTCGAGGCGATGCAGGAGAGGCAGATAACGGTGGAGGGGGTGACTTATAAGCTTGAGCAACCTTTTTTTGTTATCGCAACACAGAACCCTGTAGAGCATCACGGAACCTTCCCGCTTCCCAAATCACAGGTCGACAGGTTTATGATGCAGATCAATATCGGCTATCCTGACAAGGATTCTGAAAAAAGGATAATCAAAGAGGTCATGGGCAGCGAGTCAGCGGCTTTGACTGAGCGCCTGATAGACAAGGATGAGGTTGTCAGCATCCAGAAGAGCATCAGGGATAATGTCTATATATCTGATAATGTTCTTGCATATATTCTGGATGTAGTAAAGGCTACAAGGAGCTGCAAGTATCTTCTGACAGGGCTGTCAACAAGAGGAGCGCTTGCCATAACCGAGACGGCAAGAACAAACGCCTTTTTCAGCGGCAGAGACTTTTTGATCCCTGAGGATGTCAAAGAGATGGCTGAGTTTACTATTCCTCACAGGGTTATTTTTAAGGATGAGTATGAGAGCTATGATAAAAAGGAGATCATAAGATCGATAGTAAAAGAGGTCCCAGTTCCCGTTTAA
- a CDS encoding 1,4-dihydroxy-6-naphthoate synthase, with amino-acid sequence MKNLSLGYSPCPNDTFIFYAMVHSLIDSMGFTFNEVLLDVETLNQMALRKELDISKVSHHAFGGLRKDYCMLRSGGALGKGCGPLLIGAEAYSISELKDKRIAIPGRLTTAYLLLQLFDPDFKIGKADISVMPFNEIMPAIKNGDVDAGLIIHESRFTYPSYGLKEIIDLGKWWEEETGLLLPLGCIIARRGLGAEAINAVDNTIHKSIEFAFNNRDAVMRYIKEHAQELSDDVINRHIDLYVNKYSLDTGADGEEAVKELLLRAEGAGIIQKADEPLFI; translated from the coding sequence ATGAAAAATCTATCACTCGGCTACTCGCCCTGCCCTAATGACACATTTATCTTCTATGCAATGGTTCACAGCCTTATTGATTCCATGGGTTTTACATTCAACGAAGTATTGCTTGATGTCGAAACATTAAATCAGATGGCCTTGAGAAAAGAACTGGATATTTCAAAGGTCTCTCATCATGCATTCGGAGGGCTAAGAAAAGATTACTGCATGCTTCGTTCCGGAGGCGCGCTCGGCAAAGGCTGCGGACCGCTTCTGATCGGAGCAGAAGCATATTCCATCAGCGAATTAAAGGATAAAAGGATCGCAATCCCCGGAAGGCTTACAACCGCATACCTTCTGCTTCAGTTGTTTGACCCGGACTTTAAGATCGGAAAAGCAGATATTTCAGTAATGCCTTTTAATGAGATCATGCCAGCCATTAAAAATGGAGATGTCGATGCAGGCCTGATAATCCATGAGAGCAGATTCACATACCCCTCATATGGATTAAAAGAGATTATAGACCTTGGCAAATGGTGGGAAGAAGAGACAGGGCTGCTCCTTCCTCTGGGATGTATAATCGCCAGAAGAGGACTTGGCGCTGAGGCTATCAATGCTGTCGATAATACAATTCATAAGAGTATTGAGTTTGCTTTTAATAATAGAGATGCCGTGATGCGGTATATCAAAGAACATGCTCAGGAACTTTCTGATGATGTAATAAACAGGCACATTGACCTCTATGTCAACAAATATTCGCTGGATACAGGCGCTGACGGTGAAGAGGCTGTTAAAGAGCTGCTGTTACGGGCTGAAGGCGCAGGGATCATTCAAAAGGCTGACGAACCGCTTTTCATATGA
- a CDS encoding Ppx/GppA family phosphatase yields MKPRLLAGIDIGTNTFRLLIAEASNNSLKPVCSKRMITRLGEGVSINNMLRPEAIKRSIDALKEFRKIIDAHKTEATSAIGTSVLREAKNRSLFLCEAMRETGIEIKTASKSEEAAFSASGMMMDLHVPESALLIDIGGGSTEFILTDKGEQVFFESLNLGAVYLHDMYIKSNPPAAEEISMMEKEISRQLDSIAGSLHEHLSGESSLIGTAGTITALSAMVQGLSEFQHGRIHNSKLTLENANYIYSEMSKVTIKERLRLYPVLEPSRADIILSGTSILLKTMKTFNFQEITVSDYGLREGIILNLYNILSAGN; encoded by the coding sequence ATGAAACCCAGACTCCTTGCAGGCATTGACATAGGAACAAACACCTTCAGGCTTCTGATCGCTGAGGCAAGCAATAACAGCCTGAAACCTGTCTGTTCAAAACGTATGATAACAAGGCTGGGCGAAGGTGTCTCCATTAATAATATGCTCAGGCCTGAAGCGATAAAAAGAAGTATTGACGCGCTTAAAGAGTTCCGGAAAATCATTGACGCTCACAAAACGGAAGCAACCTCTGCCATTGGAACAAGCGTTCTCAGGGAAGCAAAAAACAGATCCCTGTTTTTATGTGAAGCGATGCGGGAGACGGGAATTGAGATAAAGACAGCGTCAAAAAGTGAAGAAGCAGCCTTCTCAGCTTCAGGCATGATGATGGACCTGCATGTTCCTGAGTCAGCGCTTCTTATTGACATAGGAGGGGGGAGCACGGAATTCATTTTGACAGATAAAGGGGAACAGGTATTTTTTGAAAGCCTCAATCTTGGCGCGGTTTATTTACACGACATGTATATTAAGAGCAATCCGCCTGCTGCTGAAGAAATATCTATGATGGAGAAGGAGATTTCCAGACAGCTTGATTCAATCGCAGGATCTCTTCATGAACATCTATCAGGAGAATCATCCCTTATCGGAACTGCCGGCACAATAACCGCTCTCTCAGCAATGGTTCAGGGCCTTTCCGAGTTTCAGCATGGCAGAATACATAACTCAAAGCTAACGCTTGAGAATGCAAATTACATATATTCAGAAATGTCAAAAGTTACCATAAAAGAGAGGCTGAGGCTATATCCGGTGCTTGAGCCTTCGAGGGCGGACATTATACTGTCCGGGACTTCCATTCTTTTGAAGACAATGAAAACATTTAATTTCCAGGAGATAACTGTCTCGGATTACGGGCTGAGAGAAGGGATCATTCTGAATCTGTATAATATATTATCTGCCGGTAACTGA
- a CDS encoding N-acetyltransferase produces the protein MNINKATIKDVRGMQSLINNFAKKDLMLPRSLNEIYENIRDFYVCVEDDKVIAVSALHVLWEDIAEIKSLVVSSEYQGQGIGKKLIRKCLKEAAALGLKKVFALTYKPEFFISQGFREADKNALPQKIWGECLKCHKFPECDESAVLIEL, from the coding sequence ATGAATATAAATAAAGCAACAATTAAAGATGTCAGAGGCATGCAGTCGCTTATAAATAATTTCGCAAAAAAAGACCTTATGCTTCCGAGATCGCTTAATGAGATATACGAGAATATACGGGATTTTTATGTATGTGTTGAAGATGACAAGGTCATTGCCGTATCAGCCCTGCACGTCCTATGGGAAGACATCGCTGAAATAAAATCTCTTGTAGTCTCAAGCGAATACCAGGGACAGGGCATAGGTAAAAAACTGATAAGAAAATGCTTAAAAGAAGCAGCAGCCCTTGGATTAAAGAAAGTCTTTGCCCTCACATATAAACCTGAGTTTTTTATCAGTCAGGGTTTCAGGGAAGCAGATAAGAATGCCCTGCCTCAAAAGATATGGGGGGAATGCCTTAAGTGCCACAAATTCCCTGAATGTGATGAATCAGCTGTTCTTATCGAGCTTTAA
- a CDS encoding SurA N-terminal domain-containing protein, with the protein MRLRADIFFNIAMTASFILFLQISSVLADTEIIERVVAIVNDEVILLSEFNNAYENAIASGRGISKEEFLDEMVNTELILEQAKKFSFEISPDTKVSDNLLVERYLERRIKAFIHIPFEAVEDYYIKNSSLFKGKNFYDVQDQVEALLVDEKLNIRISEHIKELRDNAYIRVQPGDDHKTAD; encoded by the coding sequence ATGCGGCTTAGAGCAGATATTTTCTTTAATATTGCAATGACTGCCTCATTCATTCTTTTCTTGCAGATCTCATCCGTTCTTGCAGATACTGAGATCATTGAAAGAGTGGTTGCCATTGTCAATGATGAGGTGATATTGCTGAGTGAATTCAATAATGCCTATGAAAACGCCATAGCCTCGGGAAGAGGCATATCCAAAGAGGAATTTCTTGATGAGATGGTCAACACGGAGCTGATCCTGGAACAGGCAAAGAAATTCAGTTTTGAAATTTCTCCTGACACTAAGGTTTCTGATAACTTGCTTGTAGAAAGATATCTTGAAAGAAGGATAAAAGCCTTTATCCATATACCATTCGAAGCAGTTGAAGACTATTACATAAAGAATTCATCTTTGTTTAAAGGGAAAAACTTTTATGATGTTCAGGATCAGGTAGAGGCTTTACTTGTCGATGAAAAGTTAAATATAAGAATTTCTGAGCATATAAAAGAATTAAGAGATAATGCTTACATAAGAGTGCAGCCTGGTGATGATCATAAGACTGCTGATTAA
- the bamA gene encoding outer membrane protein assembly factor BamA codes for MGRELIRDIKVVGLSRIESEAFVDMMCFHAGETFDKEVLKKCIRRTFKKGIFLDIRVDSEWTGDGVKLTYFVREFPVISNIYIKGNNGVSKKQVMKAMSLDEGDDFREELVQKAEKNIISLYKRKGFYNTAVKISFKTPKSISKVDIDVNIDEGMPLRIKSINMPDEALRRTGVSVNDIYDSDIIDKEITKLKGYYIKQGYIRPEVGPYELRDGELYVPVNPGGRFEIEFRENTVFSNKKLLKEMPFIESEMVSDELIEEASNRIRDIYLKSGYYHVQVAAGVENIEDLTKITFIIFEGKKVTVGSVDFEGMSIDEKIVKGMIPLKENALYDEDLLAGSSDSIENFYNALGYINMKVINVRKAFENDGRIVNLVFEINEGIQVMVKGLDINGNSDLSVSEIRNAISLRMNTPLNLVDIRDARYSVLALYKRFGYIDADVDIATEINGNEADIHFNITENRPSVLGKVIIRGNRKTKEKIIRREFTLTEGSPYNYDEILKIKQSIYKMGLFNEVSIDELSSEKLSYKTVRDVLVTLKEDMAGSVEVALGYGDYEQFRGSLDVNYNNLGGSNRQAGFRAEVSSVEKKFGIEYVEPWLFNKRGLDFRASLSKEGRKNVNIDTRDVLFEIDKLSIIAGIEKELADGLKTNVSYEYSLNETSNLEPGVILGREDAGTLAIGSISTSVFYDTRNNPFDPSSGSINGVVIKFASKAFLSEVEFIKGTFQSSWYHELRKGLVFATSLKGGASYSYEEDDELPLVERFFLGGRTTVRGYSHDTLGPKGIADVPTGGNIFALINEELRIDVGKGIGCVIFLDGGNVWQVSDDIDGKLKFSAGGGLRYITPVGPVRIDYGHKFDRDAGESPGEIHFSFGHAF; via the coding sequence GTGGGCCGTGAATTGATCCGTGATATCAAGGTTGTCGGGCTTTCAAGGATAGAGAGTGAAGCGTTTGTTGATATGATGTGTTTTCATGCCGGGGAAACATTTGATAAGGAAGTTTTGAAAAAATGTATCAGGAGAACGTTTAAAAAAGGTATTTTTCTCGATATCAGGGTTGATTCTGAATGGACCGGTGACGGTGTAAAACTTACATATTTTGTGAGGGAGTTCCCTGTTATCAGCAATATCTATATCAAAGGCAATAATGGAGTCTCAAAAAAGCAGGTCATGAAGGCGATGTCTCTTGATGAAGGCGATGATTTCAGGGAAGAGCTTGTTCAAAAAGCGGAAAAGAATATTATCAGCCTGTATAAAAGAAAGGGTTTTTATAATACGGCCGTAAAAATAAGCTTTAAAACCCCGAAAAGCATTTCAAAGGTCGATATCGATGTGAACATTGATGAGGGGATGCCTCTCAGAATTAAAAGTATAAATATGCCTGATGAAGCTTTGAGGCGCACCGGCGTATCTGTAAATGATATTTATGACAGCGATATCATTGATAAGGAAATTACCAAACTAAAGGGCTATTACATAAAGCAAGGTTATATCCGGCCTGAGGTCGGCCCATATGAATTAAGGGATGGAGAGCTTTATGTCCCGGTCAACCCCGGTGGCAGGTTTGAGATAGAATTCAGGGAGAATACGGTATTCAGCAACAAAAAGCTATTGAAAGAGATGCCCTTCATCGAGAGTGAAATGGTTTCGGATGAACTGATCGAAGAAGCATCAAACAGGATCAGGGATATTTATCTTAAGAGCGGCTATTATCATGTTCAGGTTGCTGCTGGAGTAGAGAATATTGAAGATCTGACAAAAATAACTTTTATTATATTTGAGGGCAAGAAGGTTACTGTTGGAAGTGTTGATTTTGAAGGAATGAGCATTGATGAGAAAATTGTCAAAGGAATGATACCTCTTAAAGAAAATGCCCTGTATGATGAAGACCTTCTGGCCGGCAGCAGCGATTCCATTGAAAATTTCTATAATGCCTTAGGCTATATCAATATGAAAGTTATCAATGTAAGGAAGGCATTTGAAAATGACGGGCGTATCGTTAACCTTGTTTTTGAGATTAATGAAGGTATTCAGGTCATGGTCAAAGGGCTGGATATTAACGGCAACAGTGATCTGTCAGTATCAGAAATAAGGAATGCTATCAGCCTTAGAATGAATACTCCTTTAAATCTCGTGGATATCCGTGATGCACGGTACAGTGTTCTTGCATTGTATAAACGATTTGGTTATATTGATGCCGATGTTGATATTGCCACTGAGATAAACGGAAACGAGGCTGACATTCATTTTAATATAACCGAGAACAGGCCTTCTGTCCTCGGCAAGGTCATTATTCGAGGCAACCGGAAGACAAAGGAGAAGATCATCAGGCGTGAGTTTACCCTTACTGAGGGGAGCCCTTACAATTATGATGAGATATTAAAGATAAAGCAGAGCATATATAAAATGGGACTTTTTAATGAAGTCTCAATAGATGAACTCTCCTCTGAGAAGCTTTCCTACAAGACTGTCAGGGACGTACTGGTAACATTAAAGGAAGACATGGCCGGCTCAGTTGAGGTTGCTCTTGGATATGGTGATTATGAACAGTTCAGGGGTTCATTGGATGTCAACTACAACAATCTTGGCGGCTCTAACAGGCAGGCAGGGTTCAGGGCAGAGGTCAGTTCTGTGGAAAAAAAGTTTGGAATTGAATATGTTGAGCCATGGCTTTTTAATAAGCGTGGCCTGGATTTCAGGGCGTCTCTGAGCAAAGAGGGCAGAAAGAATGTAAACATTGATACAAGAGATGTCCTGTTTGAGATTGACAAACTCTCGATCATTGCAGGCATTGAAAAAGAGTTGGCTGATGGTTTAAAAACCAATGTCAGTTACGAGTACTCGTTAAATGAAACTTCAAATCTTGAACCTGGTGTGATATTAGGCAGGGAAGATGCCGGCACGCTCGCTATCGGGAGTATCTCAACATCTGTTTTTTATGATACTCGAAATAATCCGTTTGACCCTTCCAGCGGTTCTATCAATGGTGTTGTAATTAAGTTTGCGTCAAAGGCCTTTCTGTCTGAGGTCGAATTCATTAAAGGAACTTTTCAGAGCTCATGGTATCACGAGTTAAGGAAAGGCCTGGTCTTTGCGACATCTCTAAAAGGAGGCGCATCTTATAGTTATGAAGAGGATGATGAGCTGCCTCTGGTTGAAAGATTTTTTCTTGGCGGCAGGACTACGGTAAGGGGGTATAGCCATGATACGCTCGGGCCAAAGGGGATTGCAGATGTTCCGACAGGAGGCAATATCTTTGCGCTTATTAATGAGGAATTAAGAATAGATGTAGGAAAGGGTATCGGGTGTGTTATTTTTCTTGATGGCGGGAATGTTTGGCAGGTTTCAGATGATATCGATGGTAAATTAAAGTTTTCAGCGGGCGGAGGTTTGAGGTATATCACGCCGGTCGGCCCGGTAAGGATTGATTATGGGCATAAATTTGACAGGGATGCCGGTGAGAGCCCCGGGGAGATCCATTTCAGTTTTGGCCATGCATTTTAA